From one Dysidea avara chromosome 9, odDysAvar1.4, whole genome shotgun sequence genomic stretch:
- the LOC136266916 gene encoding protein NLRC3-like isoform X2 has translation MSTYRKFLQSKYKSLKLISIDEQLDCSSSKYVSLTLVKIDRQGRTTSTENRRGDSITLSEALDVEREEKVILIKGDPGVGKSTLAINICKCWVEGSLLQTYNAVILLTLRDPEIQAAKTISDLLLTEGKLRESVLEEIIGCLGERICFLLEGYDELPEQLRKSSVFTKLKEKLPNCTLVYTSRPEACDKLESVASRVIKIEGFIKVSVDEYISSTFDSVNNGSKLASQLKSQLDENWIVREILHIPINVAIVCVIFFHFSTLPETLTQLYTLLCLRLILRYITIRTVNVAKVEKLRSLDHLPEGISEQFSQLCFIAYKGTENGNIIFTSQDLLDIGIVENKISDLGLLVTAPSTSVYGREKSYNFLHKTLQEFCTAWYISKLSLQDQLKCINTYWNDDNYIMVWRFYSGITGLNNKEVLNCILPYKLVKSLLTAGRRIPHLMDCVYEAHNSELCQIVGEHLDGNIVHYHTAHVIDYFLTHYKGTMRRVNCLACWDDDEFQLLVTSLQRRQSQHNDDNLILNVPDCRVTHQSFSLLVQLMSTQYPIVKLNIVRINVQSTSDMVSTGDYPNSNVTSTHMVLSQVFTSSNTLSVLDISDNDIGPEGAACFADLRNVLIHDLRMAECKLGPTGADKIGVMLYHNNSIVSIDLSDNDIEDSGVERLVYHLIKNNKLQHLNLWDNEITAVGANHLRRLIVTDHPTLTSIELSNNELKDEGVLVILSSLTVTMEHIGLRGVDMTSSSFPIIGASLNKIKSISFDLCNDDYKVISVANTVLKQLELDITSDSANHKMLSAIRQSDNIETLKLHYWFIKEWVADIIKLLEYSKTLTQLTIRSHNQSPQDILLIANSLKVNNSVKTFKYVDENMDQTTTLNFLEQLKQAYTVEEVTLGVSVKASSDYQFLGDVEKCVQQINHIRSTKDVFSLLKVEIVIYCKR, from the coding sequence ATGAGTACATATCGCAAGTTCCTACAGAGCAAGTACAAGTCACTAAAGTTGATTTCCATTGATGAACAATTAGACTGCTCATCATCAAAGTATGTTAGTTTGACTCTTGTGAAGATTGATAGACAAGGAAGAACAACATCAACAGAGAACAGAAGAGGTGATAGTATTACTTTATCTGAAGCACTTGATGTAGAGAGAGAGGAAAAGGTGATTTTGATTAAAGGAGACCCTGGGGTGGGTAAAAGTACCCTTGCCATAAACATTTGCAAATGCTGGGTAGAAGGTAGTTTATTACAAACTTATAATGCAGTGATTCTGTTGACTTTACGTGACCCAGAGATACAAGCAGCAAAGACAATTAGTGACTTATTATTAACTGAGGGAAAATTAAGAGAAAGTGTTCTTGAAGAAATTATAGGCTGTTTGGGGGAAAGAATTTGTTTTCTTCTTGAAGGATATGATGAATTACCTGAACAGTTACGTAAGTCTTCAGTGTTCACAAAATTGAAAGAAAAACTGCCCAATTGTACCCTAGTGTATACATCTCGTCCTGAAGCTTGTGATAAGTTGGAAAGTGTTGCTTCTCGAGTTATCAAAATAGAAGGGTTTATAAAGGTATCAGTTGATGAATATATTTCAAGTACTTTTGATAGTGTCAATAATGGATCAAAGTTAGCATCACAACTGAAATCACAATTAGATGAAAATTGGATAGTGAGAGAAATATTACACATTCCCATCAATGTTGCAATTGTGTGTGTCATTTTCTTTCACTTCTCAACATTACCAGAGACACTCACACAATTGTACACTTTATTGTGTTTACGTTTGATCCTGAGATATATCACTATACGAACTGTCAATGTTGCTAAAGTGGAGAAACTCCGATCATTGGATCATCTTCCAGAGGGTATTTCTGAACAGTTTTCCCAATTATGTTTTATTGCATACAAAGGAACAGAGAATGGAAATATCATATTTACCTCCCAAGACTTATTGGATATTGGTATTGTTGAGAATAAGATAAGTGATCTTGGACTATTAGTGACTGCCCCCAGTACCTCAGTGTATGGGAGAGAGAAGTCATATAATTTTCTTcataaaacactacaagagtTTTGCACAGCATGGTACATCTCCAAATTGTCCCTACAAGATCAATTGAAGTGTATAAACACTTATTGGAATGATGATAACTATATAATGGTGTGGAGATTTTATTCTGGTATTACTGGACTGAATAACAAAGAAGTACTAAATTGTATACTACCATATAAACTGGTGAAGTCACTTCTTACAGCTGGGAGGAGAATACCACACTTGATGGATTGTGTGTATGAGGCACACAATAGTGAATTGTGTCAAATAGTGGGGGAGCACCTTGATGGTAACATTGTACATTATCATACAGCACATGTCATTGATTATTTTCTAACTCACTACAAGGGAACAATGAGACGGGTAAATTGTTTAGCATGCTGGGATGATGATGAGTTTCAGTTGTTAGTTACATCATTACAGAGAAGACAATCTCAGCATAATGATGACAACCTTATCCTTAATGTACCAGATTGCAGAGTTACACACCAGTCATTTTCCTTACTTGTTCAGTTGATGTCAACACAGTATCCTATTGTTAAACTAAACATTGTTAGGATAAATGTTCAGTCAACAAGTGATATGGTTTCTACTGGTGATTATCCAAACTCAAATGTAACATCCACACATATGGTACTATCCCAGGTATTCACCAGTAGTAACACTCTCAGTGTATTAGACATCAGTGATAATGATATTGGTCCTGAGGGAGCTGCCTGTTTTGCTGATCTTAGAAATGTTTTAATTCATGACCTTAGAATGGCAGAGTGTAAATTAGGTCCTACAGGAGCAGACAAGATTGGTGTAATGTTATATCACAATAACTCCATTGTGTCTATTGATCTTAGTGATAATGATATTGAGGACAGTGGAGTGGAGAGGTTAGTGTATCATTTGATCAAGAACAACAAACTACAACACCTTAACCTGTGGGATAATGAGATCACTGCAGTTGGTGCTAACCACCTGAGAAGACTGATAGTAACTGATCATCCAACACTCACCAGCATTGAGTTGTCAAATAATGAACTTAAAGATGAAGGAGTTCTTGTGATTTTATCATCACTGACAGTAACAATGGAACACATTGGATTGAGGGGGGTAGACATGACATCATCATCTTTTCCCATTATTGGTGCTTCATTGAACAAGATTAAGTCTATCAGTTTTGACCTATGTAATGATGACTACAAAGTGATCAGTGTAGCCAACACTGTGTTGAAACAACTTGAACTTGATATTACTAGTGATTCAGCTAACCATAAGATGTTGAGTGCTATCAGACAAAGTGATAATATTGAAACATTAAAACTTCACTATTGGTTCATCAAGGAGTGGGTAGCAGATATCATTAAACTATTAGAGTACAGTAAGACACTTACACAATTGACCATCAGAAGTCATaatcaatcacctcaagatatACTACTAATAGCTAATTCCTTGAAAGTCAACAATTCAGTAAAAACATTCAAATATGTTGATGAAAACATGGACCAGACAACAACTCTAAATTTTTTGGAGCAATTAAAACAAGCTTACACAGTGGAGGAAGTAACATTAGGAGTATCAGTTAAGGCTTCTAGTGATTATCAGTTCTTAGGAGATGTGGAGAAATGTGTCCAGCAAATCAACCACATTAGGAGCACAAAGGATGTGTTCAGTCTACTAAAAGTGGAAATTGTTATCTACTGCAAGAGATAG